One region of Roseimicrobium gellanilyticum genomic DNA includes:
- a CDS encoding TonB-dependent receptor: MKPFLSQSLLASLAAALVPVSLSAQESAPQELAPIVVTGKAEDLVGVASTASQGRASSEDLLSRPVLRRGEILEIIPGVIITQHAGGGKANQYFLRGFNLDHGTDFAVSVEGMPMNMRTHAHGQGYTDLNPLIPELLQGVEYRKGTFAAADGDLSTAGSANFLFFNQLPHNQATFEIGEDNYYRGLIAGSIMLDAPEAAPSVAADPKNPKNVGKNPVQPVSSGVTSGLTYALEYNTYDGPWVHPDDFKRWNGMLRYFHGDEDNFFTVTFMGYHADWNSSDQIPKRAIEDGRLDRFGTVDPTTLGESQRYSLNATFQTRDGDVVTRGNAYAIYYDLDLFSNFTYFLDYPDRGDQFEQKESRWIFGGNIARTWENAEFFGHEAEYTLGFQTRHDVIGDIGLYRTEARRRFLTVREDEVYEASAGIYGEAKTHWTDWFRTVAGLRADGYYFDTQSSTLSANEGDEFDGIISPKISAIFGPWHETELYLSYGMGFHSNDARGVNTVIDPGSGDRVDKVDPLVRTQSAEIGVRSQVMPNLTTTLALFWIESDSELVYIGDAGTNEAGPGSRRYGLEFASYWRPVEWFTLDAEIALTHARFTDSGNDDYIPSSVPLMFSGGITLGAHGQEEGPFASIRARAFDRRPLIEDNSVKGKSSFLVNAGIGYRKKNWEAAVECLNLFDREDNDIEYFYTSRLQGERAEGYDDIHLHPTEPRTFRVRLTYKF; the protein is encoded by the coding sequence ATGAAACCTTTCCTCTCCCAGTCGCTGCTCGCTTCTCTTGCGGCGGCTCTTGTTCCCGTCTCACTTTCCGCTCAAGAATCCGCTCCCCAAGAACTCGCTCCCATCGTCGTCACCGGCAAGGCGGAGGACCTTGTCGGCGTGGCCTCCACGGCTTCCCAAGGCCGTGCGAGTTCGGAGGACCTGCTCTCGCGGCCCGTGCTGCGTCGCGGTGAGATTCTGGAAATCATTCCCGGTGTGATCATCACCCAGCATGCGGGCGGCGGGAAGGCGAACCAGTACTTCTTGCGCGGCTTCAACCTCGACCACGGCACGGACTTCGCAGTCTCGGTGGAAGGCATGCCGATGAATATGCGCACGCATGCGCACGGACAGGGCTACACGGACTTGAATCCGCTCATCCCGGAACTGCTCCAAGGCGTGGAGTACCGCAAGGGCACCTTCGCGGCGGCGGATGGTGACCTTTCCACGGCGGGCTCGGCGAACTTCCTGTTCTTCAATCAGCTGCCGCACAATCAGGCGACCTTCGAAATCGGTGAGGATAACTACTATCGTGGTCTCATCGCTGGCTCCATCATGCTGGATGCTCCTGAGGCGGCGCCCTCGGTAGCCGCGGATCCGAAGAATCCCAAGAACGTCGGGAAGAATCCCGTGCAGCCTGTGTCCTCCGGTGTGACGAGCGGCCTCACGTATGCGCTGGAGTACAACACGTATGACGGTCCCTGGGTGCACCCGGATGACTTCAAGCGCTGGAACGGCATGCTGCGCTATTTCCACGGCGACGAAGACAACTTCTTCACCGTGACCTTCATGGGCTACCATGCCGACTGGAACTCCAGCGACCAGATTCCAAAGCGTGCCATTGAGGACGGACGCCTCGACCGCTTCGGTACCGTGGACCCGACGACACTCGGTGAATCCCAGCGCTACAGCCTGAATGCCACCTTCCAGACACGGGATGGCGATGTGGTCACGCGTGGGAATGCGTATGCCATCTACTACGACCTCGACCTCTTCTCGAACTTCACCTACTTCCTCGACTACCCGGATCGCGGCGACCAGTTTGAGCAGAAGGAGAGTCGCTGGATCTTCGGTGGGAACATCGCCCGCACCTGGGAGAATGCCGAGTTCTTCGGCCATGAAGCGGAGTACACGCTGGGCTTCCAGACGCGACATGATGTGATAGGAGATATCGGACTGTATCGCACCGAGGCGCGCCGCCGTTTCCTCACGGTGCGTGAGGATGAGGTGTATGAAGCCAGCGCCGGCATCTACGGTGAGGCCAAGACGCACTGGACGGACTGGTTCCGCACGGTGGCAGGACTTCGCGCGGATGGGTACTACTTTGACACGCAGTCCAGCACGCTGAGTGCGAATGAAGGCGATGAGTTCGACGGCATCATCAGCCCGAAAATCAGCGCCATCTTTGGCCCGTGGCATGAGACGGAGCTCTACCTCAGCTACGGCATGGGCTTCCACAGCAACGATGCTCGCGGCGTGAATACCGTCATCGACCCCGGCAGCGGTGATCGCGTGGACAAGGTGGACCCGCTGGTGCGCACCCAGAGTGCGGAGATTGGCGTGCGTAGCCAGGTGATGCCGAACCTGACCACCACGCTGGCGCTCTTCTGGATCGAGAGTGACAGTGAACTGGTGTACATCGGCGATGCAGGGACGAACGAGGCTGGTCCGGGCTCGCGGCGCTATGGTCTGGAGTTCGCCAGCTACTGGCGGCCGGTGGAGTGGTTCACGCTGGACGCGGAGATTGCGCTGACGCATGCGCGTTTCACGGACTCCGGAAATGACGACTACATCCCCAGCAGCGTGCCACTCATGTTCAGCGGTGGCATCACGCTCGGTGCCCACGGGCAGGAGGAGGGACCCTTTGCCAGCATCCGTGCACGGGCGTTTGACCGTCGCCCGCTCATCGAGGACAACTCGGTGAAAGGAAAGTCCAGCTTCCTGGTGAATGCGGGCATCGGCTACCGCAAGAAGAACTGGGAAGCGGCCGTTGAGTGCCTGAACCTGTTTGACCGTGAGGACAACGACATTGAATACTTCTACACCAGCCGCCTGCAGGGCGAGCGGGCCGAGGGGTATGATGACATTCATCTGCACCCCACGGAGCCGCGCACGTTCCGCGTGAGGCTGACGTACAAGTTCTAG
- the ppk1 gene encoding polyphosphate kinase 1 produces MATEPNYFNRELSWLAFNERVLAEAAREMLPPLERVKFLAITASNLDEFFMVRVGGLQYLKDARRKVNDPAGLTPTQQLNEIRERTLAFIKEQYRILNQDLLPVLRRNGIRRLTPAELNPSQRTHLHAYFNENVFAVLSPIAVEPGEDRLQLPALQIVLMSEVRSRIGEEDQVRHVVFTLPPNLPRHVVIPDAEGNTHAYINIEDLVEIFIHDFFPQEQVTGTARFRISRNSDITLDDESAQDIAAEMEEILEARKTSNTIRLEIEDEPDVTQSLIKAIQQICDAPPSLTYMIPGELDLRAYFAISSVPGFEDLKTEQWPTSEAVTLEPDESIFDVIRKDDILLYHPYESFEPVVQLIEQAATDANVVAIKQILYRTAKNSRIISALIKAAQAGKHVTALVELKARFDEARNLERAEELLAAGAQIIYGVRGLKTHAKITLVVRREPGGMARYCHFGTGNYNEATAKLYTDISFLTRDPVYGADASAFFNTVTGRSRFVHFQKISMAPFGLRERLLEMIQSETARAAAGEEAEIMLKMNALEDLQMMEALYAASQAGVKVQLNIRGICCLKPGVKGLSENIRVVSIIDRYLEHARIYWFRQGGDPVVFISSADFMTRNLSKRVELLTPIEDPACKKRLQEILLTHFSDNVQARQLDKDGNYTPVPRPSAKSKTKAVRSQEFFAKQAVRRHRPRAQSPDLLVPHVPK; encoded by the coding sequence ATGGCCACCGAACCCAATTACTTCAATCGTGAGCTGAGCTGGCTGGCCTTCAATGAACGCGTCCTCGCCGAGGCTGCCCGTGAAATGCTGCCACCGCTGGAGCGGGTGAAGTTCCTGGCCATCACCGCCTCGAATCTGGACGAGTTCTTCATGGTCCGTGTGGGTGGACTGCAATACCTCAAGGACGCACGCCGGAAGGTGAATGACCCCGCCGGACTGACGCCAACGCAGCAGCTCAATGAAATTCGCGAGCGCACGCTGGCCTTCATCAAGGAGCAATACCGCATCCTGAATCAGGACCTGCTGCCCGTGCTGCGCCGCAATGGCATCCGCCGCCTCACGCCCGCCGAGCTGAATCCCAGCCAGCGCACGCACCTGCACGCCTACTTCAATGAGAATGTCTTCGCCGTGCTCTCCCCCATCGCGGTGGAGCCGGGTGAGGATCGCCTGCAGCTTCCTGCCTTGCAGATTGTACTCATGAGCGAAGTGCGCTCGCGCATCGGTGAGGAAGACCAGGTGCGGCATGTCGTCTTCACCCTGCCTCCAAATCTCCCCCGCCATGTGGTCATTCCCGATGCGGAGGGGAACACGCACGCCTACATCAACATCGAGGACCTCGTGGAGATCTTCATCCACGACTTCTTCCCGCAGGAACAGGTCACCGGCACCGCGCGCTTCCGCATCAGCCGGAACAGCGACATCACCCTCGATGACGAAAGCGCCCAGGACATCGCCGCGGAGATGGAGGAAATCCTCGAAGCACGCAAGACCAGCAACACCATCCGCCTGGAAATCGAGGACGAGCCGGACGTCACGCAGTCCCTCATCAAGGCCATCCAGCAGATCTGTGATGCGCCCCCCTCCCTCACGTACATGATCCCCGGGGAGCTGGATCTGCGTGCGTACTTCGCCATTTCCTCAGTGCCCGGCTTCGAGGACCTGAAGACCGAGCAGTGGCCCACCTCAGAGGCCGTCACCCTGGAGCCGGACGAGAGCATCTTCGATGTCATCCGGAAGGACGACATCCTGCTGTACCATCCTTATGAATCCTTCGAGCCCGTGGTGCAGCTCATCGAGCAGGCCGCGACGGACGCGAATGTGGTGGCCATCAAACAAATCCTCTACCGCACCGCGAAGAACAGCCGCATCATCTCCGCGCTCATCAAGGCCGCCCAGGCAGGCAAGCACGTGACAGCATTGGTGGAACTGAAGGCCCGCTTCGACGAAGCCCGCAACCTGGAACGCGCGGAAGAACTCCTCGCCGCCGGCGCGCAAATCATCTACGGCGTGCGCGGACTGAAGACGCATGCAAAGATCACCCTCGTCGTGCGTCGCGAACCTGGCGGCATGGCCCGCTACTGCCACTTCGGCACGGGAAACTACAACGAGGCCACCGCGAAGCTCTACACCGACATCAGCTTCCTCACACGCGATCCGGTGTACGGCGCGGATGCGTCGGCCTTTTTCAACACCGTCACCGGACGCTCCCGGTTTGTGCACTTCCAGAAAATCAGCATGGCCCCCTTCGGCCTGCGCGAGCGTCTGCTGGAGATGATCCAGAGCGAGACCGCCCGTGCCGCCGCCGGCGAGGAGGCGGAAATCATGCTGAAGATGAATGCGCTCGAGGACCTCCAGATGATGGAGGCCCTCTACGCCGCCTCGCAGGCCGGGGTGAAGGTACAACTCAATATCCGCGGCATCTGCTGCCTGAAGCCGGGCGTGAAGGGCTTGAGTGAAAACATCCGCGTCGTCAGCATCATTGACCGCTATCTGGAGCACGCGCGCATCTACTGGTTCCGCCAGGGAGGTGACCCGGTCGTCTTCATCTCCAGTGCGGACTTCATGACACGCAACCTGAGCAAGCGTGTGGAGTTGCTGACGCCGATTGAGGATCCTGCGTGCAAGAAGCGCCTGCAGGAAATCCTCCTGACCCACTTCTCCGACAACGTGCAGGCCCGCCAGCTCGACAAGGACGGGAACTACACGCCGGTCCCGCGTCCTTCCGCCAAGTCCAAGACCAAGGCCGTGCGCTCGCAGGAGTTCTTCGCGAAGCAGGCCGTGCGGAGGCATCGCCCAAGGGCGCAATCACCGGATTTGCTGGTGCCGCATGTGCCGAAGTGA
- a CDS encoding ROK family protein, which translates to MAKKSPAKKIALSGKPFWVGFDFGGTKMMAVILDADYNVLGTARKSTQGGGKGAARGIKRIQATIEEAMANANVRPAKMQGIGIGCPGTVNTEKGILIHAPNLNWKRVMLGPELEKLYKCPVAVLNDVDAGTYGEYTLGAGKGSRSLLGVFPGTGLGAGFVYDGNLIRGANVSCMELGMIYVPGTHLSSAFPGYVLFEDLTSRLGIAAAASVECTRGNAPLLDAKTNAVLKEMRSKALSTSFNAHERATETIFLNSLQYLGMGISMVANLMAPDHITLGGGLVEEMPKLYLQAMREQVERFTVPEIYRGMKFSIAKLGNTAVACGSIAWLRAKK; encoded by the coding sequence ATGGCAAAGAAGAGTCCTGCGAAGAAAATCGCGCTCAGCGGCAAGCCCTTCTGGGTCGGGTTTGATTTCGGCGGCACGAAGATGATGGCGGTCATTCTGGACGCCGACTACAACGTCCTCGGCACCGCCAGGAAGTCCACCCAAGGCGGCGGCAAGGGTGCGGCGCGCGGCATCAAGCGCATCCAGGCCACCATCGAGGAGGCCATGGCCAATGCGAACGTCCGCCCGGCCAAGATGCAGGGCATCGGCATCGGCTGTCCCGGCACGGTGAATACCGAGAAAGGCATCCTCATTCACGCGCCCAACCTGAATTGGAAGCGCGTGATGCTCGGGCCCGAGCTGGAGAAGCTCTACAAATGTCCCGTGGCCGTGCTCAATGACGTGGATGCCGGCACCTACGGCGAGTACACCCTCGGCGCGGGCAAGGGCTCACGCTCGCTGCTCGGGGTCTTCCCCGGCACCGGCTTGGGCGCAGGCTTCGTGTATGATGGCAATCTCATTCGCGGCGCGAATGTCTCCTGCATGGAGCTGGGCATGATCTATGTGCCCGGCACCCATCTGAGCTCAGCTTTCCCCGGCTACGTGCTCTTCGAGGATCTCACCAGCCGCCTCGGCATCGCCGCCGCTGCCAGTGTGGAATGCACGCGTGGCAATGCACCCCTGCTCGATGCCAAGACGAATGCCGTGCTCAAGGAGATGCGCAGCAAGGCGCTCTCCACCTCCTTCAACGCACACGAGCGCGCCACGGAAACCATCTTCCTGAATTCCCTGCAGTACCTCGGCATGGGTATCTCCATGGTGGCCAATCTCATGGCCCCGGACCACATCACCCTCGGCGGTGGTCTCGTGGAGGAAATGCCCAAGCTCTACCTCCAGGCCATGCGCGAGCAGGTGGAGCGCTTCACCGTCCCGGAGATCTACCGCGGCATGAAGTTCTCCATCGCCAAGCTGGGGAACACCGCCGTGGCCTGCGGCTCCATTGCATGGCTGCGCGCAAAAAAGTAA
- a CDS encoding ABC transporter ATP-binding protein, translating into MLELQNLEVAYGSIKALHGISLKVPEKSIVTLIGANGAGKSTTLRAISGLLKARGGSVKYDGEDITNAAPHKIVAKGLCHVPEGRMIFANLTVEENLRMGAYLRKDSAGIKTDTEYCFHIFPRLKERRTQAAGTMSGGEQQMLAIARALMGRPRCLMLDEPSLGIAPILVRAIFDQIVAINKERGLTILLVEQNANLALKISSYGYVLETGCVLLEDTAESLQKNPEVRAAYLGD; encoded by the coding sequence ATGCTGGAACTGCAAAATCTCGAAGTGGCCTATGGCTCGATTAAGGCCCTGCATGGAATCTCATTGAAAGTACCGGAGAAGAGCATTGTGACGCTCATTGGAGCGAATGGCGCTGGAAAGTCTACCACGCTGCGTGCGATTTCGGGATTGCTCAAGGCACGCGGTGGCTCGGTGAAGTACGACGGTGAAGACATCACGAATGCCGCGCCACATAAGATTGTCGCGAAGGGATTGTGCCATGTGCCGGAAGGCCGCATGATCTTCGCGAACCTCACGGTGGAAGAAAATCTCCGCATGGGTGCGTATCTGCGGAAGGACTCGGCGGGCATCAAGACGGACACGGAGTACTGCTTCCACATCTTCCCGCGTTTGAAGGAACGCAGGACGCAAGCGGCAGGCACCATGTCTGGAGGTGAGCAGCAGATGCTGGCCATCGCGCGTGCACTGATGGGACGTCCCCGCTGCCTCATGCTGGATGAGCCATCCCTAGGCATCGCGCCGATTCTCGTGCGCGCCATCTTCGACCAGATTGTCGCCATCAACAAAGAGCGCGGCCTCACCATTTTGCTCGTGGAGCAGAACGCGAACCTTGCATTGAAGATTTCCAGCTACGGGTATGTGCTGGAAACTGGTTGCGTACTTCTGGAAGACACGGCGGAGTCCTTGCAGAAGAATCCCGAAGTGCGTGCGGCGTATCTGGGGGACTGA
- a CDS encoding HD domain-containing protein, with translation MSSPDQLDTAAIIQFGSTSVTLLVAEKAADGTFSQLDYLEKPLPLARDIFRTGTVSRPVMEQAAAILRDFRQTLGEYAVPDANLRCLTTNILSEATNHEIFLNRMQVAGNVRVELIDDGDMTRLIYQTTVRLLKSNPDIANGNTLVSHIGPGNTRALHFIKGRINAYSSYRLGIFRTREAMALESGPAQQLAYIEEQIRGVVDTLATDYSEAKPDYHVFIGTEIQSAAPLIAKPKQGASFITVKQLEKFTESIAAMSADELVRKLHLHYTGTEGITPALQTNLALARRFDDQVLVVPEGDFQRDLLMDLLESNPLTQTFQDEVLQAAREVAKKYKTDHKHAEHVAKFAQQIFSDLQSLHSLDARHELLLRVAAILHETGMFVSPREHHKHSLYIILNTEVFGLSARDRTLVALLARYHRRYNPSPNHADFSELSREDRMTVIKLAAILRVADCLDRSHSQRIRKVDLKREGDTYVIETPGVEDTTVEQIAVNGKCDIFREIYGYEVLLRTP, from the coding sequence ATGTCTTCACCCGACCAGCTCGATACCGCCGCGATCATCCAGTTCGGCTCGACCTCCGTGACCCTGCTCGTCGCGGAGAAGGCGGCAGACGGCACCTTCTCGCAGCTCGACTATCTGGAGAAGCCACTGCCCCTGGCCCGCGACATCTTCCGCACCGGCACCGTCTCGCGCCCCGTGATGGAGCAGGCTGCCGCCATCCTGCGCGACTTCCGCCAGACGCTCGGCGAGTACGCCGTGCCGGATGCGAACCTGCGCTGCCTCACCACCAACATCCTCTCCGAGGCGACCAATCACGAAATCTTCCTGAACCGCATGCAGGTCGCGGGGAATGTGCGCGTGGAGCTCATCGATGACGGCGACATGACGCGCCTCATCTACCAGACCACGGTGCGCCTGCTGAAGAGCAATCCGGACATCGCGAATGGGAATACGCTCGTCTCCCACATTGGCCCGGGGAATACGCGCGCGCTGCACTTCATCAAAGGGCGTATCAATGCGTACTCCAGCTACCGCCTCGGCATCTTCCGCACGCGCGAGGCCATGGCGCTGGAGTCAGGCCCCGCGCAGCAACTGGCCTACATCGAGGAGCAAATCCGCGGCGTGGTGGATACGCTGGCCACGGACTACTCCGAGGCGAAGCCGGACTACCACGTCTTCATCGGCACGGAAATTCAGAGTGCAGCGCCGCTCATCGCCAAGCCGAAGCAGGGCGCGAGCTTCATCACGGTGAAGCAGCTTGAGAAATTCACCGAGTCCATCGCCGCCATGTCTGCGGATGAACTCGTGAGGAAACTCCACCTGCACTACACCGGCACGGAGGGCATCACCCCTGCCCTGCAGACAAACCTCGCTCTCGCGCGTCGTTTTGACGACCAGGTGCTCGTGGTGCCGGAGGGCGATTTCCAGCGGGACCTACTCATGGACCTGCTGGAGAGCAATCCGCTGACCCAGACCTTCCAGGATGAGGTGCTCCAGGCCGCGCGCGAAGTGGCCAAGAAATACAAGACCGACCACAAGCACGCCGAGCATGTGGCGAAGTTTGCCCAGCAGATCTTCTCCGACCTCCAGTCACTGCACTCGCTGGATGCACGCCATGAGCTGCTGCTGCGCGTGGCCGCCATCCTGCATGAGACAGGCATGTTCGTGAGTCCGCGCGAGCATCACAAGCACAGCCTCTACATCATCCTGAATACGGAAGTATTCGGCCTTTCCGCACGCGACCGCACGCTGGTGGCCCTCCTCGCACGCTACCACCGCCGCTACAATCCGAGCCCGAATCACGCAGACTTCTCCGAGCTCTCGCGTGAAGATCGCATGACTGTCATCAAGCTCGCCGCCATCCTCCGCGTGGCAGACTGCCTGGACCGCAGCCACTCCCAGCGCATCAGGAAAGTAGACCTGAAGCGCGAGGGCGACACCTACGTCATCGAGACGCCCGGGGTCGAAGACACTACCGTCGAGCAGATCGCGGTGAACGGGAAGTGCGATATCTTTCGTGAAATCTATGGCTACGAGGTGCTCCTGCGCACGCCGTAA
- a CDS encoding HupE/UreJ family protein produces MSLSLALLQPSLSVLMGGLLLPFLLAWQEEGMGGVAAHFLSEGFVHIIPEGLDHILFVLGLFFMCRAFPALLLQITLFTMAHSVTFGLGMLGLVKVPGNVVEPLIALSIAMVAVENILLPKPERWKWRLAAVFVFGLVHGLGFANAFQKVEVSLSPATFPIALLSLNLGVGLGHLAVVGVAYLACSAFWNREWYRKAVAVPASGVIAVVSVCWVVARVMG; encoded by the coding sequence ATGTCACTCTCCCTCGCTCTTCTGCAACCCTCCCTCTCTGTGCTGATGGGTGGGTTGTTGCTACCCTTCCTGCTGGCGTGGCAGGAGGAGGGCATGGGTGGAGTGGCGGCGCACTTCCTGAGCGAGGGGTTCGTACACATCATCCCAGAAGGGTTGGATCACATCCTGTTCGTGCTGGGACTCTTTTTCATGTGCCGTGCCTTTCCGGCGCTGCTGTTGCAGATCACGCTCTTCACCATGGCACATTCGGTGACCTTCGGGCTCGGCATGCTGGGGCTGGTGAAGGTGCCCGGAAATGTGGTGGAGCCGCTCATTGCGCTGAGCATTGCGATGGTGGCGGTGGAGAATATTCTGCTGCCGAAGCCGGAGCGCTGGAAGTGGAGATTGGCGGCCGTGTTCGTCTTTGGTCTCGTGCACGGACTGGGGTTTGCGAATGCGTTCCAGAAGGTGGAGGTGTCCCTGTCACCGGCGACGTTTCCGATTGCGCTGCTAAGCTTGAACCTCGGCGTGGGCCTGGGACACCTGGCCGTGGTGGGAGTGGCGTATCTGGCGTGCAGCGCGTTTTGGAACCGGGAATGGTACCGGAAGGCCGTGGCAGTGCCGGCGTCGGGGGTGATTGCGGTGGTGAGTGTGTGCTGGGTGGTGGCGAGGGTGATGGGGTGA
- a CDS encoding branched-chain amino acid ABC transporter permease, with product MIFKKYGTQLFLLAALVVSLVVSLFADQIDDYYMDIALNVGINIILAVSLNLVNGHTGQFSLGHAAFMAVGAYGSAVLTLQAGAPMVSALGGGVFGQSLVFIIALLVGGVFAALLGWMVGVPSLRLRGDYLAIVTLGFNEIVRVVFTNTNADGPFGGALGLKGIEPYTNFFWVFAIAAISVYVVGSMVNSTYGRGFLVVRDDEVAGESMGINTVRYKVTAFVIGAFFAGLAGGLYAHLRTTISAEGFGFLKSVDVVVMVILGGMGSTLGVVIAAVVLTVLNEYLRDFEQYRMIIFSLILIIMMIVRPQGLLPNVVLQRKKNKKTVDPA from the coding sequence ATGATCTTCAAGAAATACGGCACCCAGCTCTTTCTCCTGGCGGCGCTCGTCGTGAGTCTGGTCGTTTCGCTGTTCGCGGACCAGATTGATGACTACTACATGGACATCGCGCTCAATGTGGGGATCAACATCATCCTCGCCGTGAGCCTGAACCTGGTGAATGGCCACACGGGCCAGTTCTCCCTGGGGCACGCCGCCTTCATGGCGGTGGGTGCGTACGGCTCCGCCGTGCTCACGCTGCAAGCCGGTGCGCCCATGGTGTCCGCACTGGGAGGCGGCGTGTTTGGACAGAGCCTCGTCTTCATCATCGCGCTGCTCGTCGGCGGTGTTTTCGCGGCACTGCTTGGCTGGATGGTCGGTGTGCCCTCCCTGCGACTGCGTGGAGATTACCTCGCCATCGTGACCCTGGGCTTCAATGAAATCGTGCGCGTGGTCTTCACGAATACGAATGCGGACGGTCCCTTCGGTGGCGCACTTGGTCTCAAGGGCATCGAGCCGTACACAAACTTCTTCTGGGTCTTCGCCATCGCTGCCATCTCCGTGTACGTGGTCGGCTCCATGGTGAACTCCACCTACGGTCGTGGCTTCCTGGTCGTGCGTGATGATGAAGTGGCAGGCGAGTCCATGGGCATCAATACCGTTCGGTACAAGGTGACGGCCTTCGTCATCGGCGCCTTCTTCGCCGGTCTCGCAGGTGGTCTGTATGCCCACCTGCGCACCACCATCTCCGCAGAAGGTTTTGGCTTCCTGAAGTCCGTGGACGTGGTGGTCATGGTCATCCTCGGCGGCATGGGCAGTACGCTCGGCGTCGTCATCGCCGCGGTCGTGCTGACGGTGCTGAATGAGTACCTGCGGGACTTTGAGCAGTACCGCATGATCATATTCTCCCTGATCCTGATCATCATGATGATCGTGCGCCCACAGGGCCTGCTGCCCAACGTGGTGCTCCAGCGCAAGAAGAACAAAAAGACAGTCGACCCCGCCTGA
- a CDS encoding ABC transporter ATP-binding protein — protein sequence MSANLELENVTVQFGGLRAVGDLTFAVKPGELLGLIGPNGAGKTTVFNLITGVYQPTAGGIRFNGVRVPGHKPHQITRMGIARTFQNIRLFGSMSVFDNVRSAMLMHIKHGITHSLLRARAFRDEEKLLAAEVHDLLGIFNLESMAEEPCKCLSYGDQRRLEIVRALATKPKLLLLDEPAAGMNPTEKEELMNLIQFIKEKFNISVMLVEHDMTVVMGICQRIVVLEYGIKIAEGTPDEIQKDPKVIAAYLGTE from the coding sequence ATGAGCGCAAACTTGGAGCTTGAAAATGTGACGGTGCAGTTCGGCGGCCTGCGTGCCGTGGGCGATCTCACATTCGCCGTGAAGCCCGGCGAGTTGCTGGGTCTCATCGGCCCGAACGGCGCGGGAAAGACCACGGTCTTCAATCTCATCACCGGCGTGTACCAGCCAACCGCCGGCGGCATCCGCTTCAATGGCGTGCGCGTGCCCGGCCACAAGCCTCACCAGATCACTCGCATGGGCATTGCCCGCACGTTTCAGAACATCCGCCTCTTCGGCTCGATGTCTGTCTTCGACAACGTGCGCTCCGCCATGCTGATGCACATCAAGCACGGCATCACCCACTCACTCCTTCGCGCGCGGGCCTTCCGCGATGAGGAGAAGCTCCTCGCCGCCGAGGTTCATGATCTGCTCGGCATCTTCAATCTGGAGAGCATGGCGGAGGAGCCCTGCAAATGCCTTAGTTACGGGGACCAGCGCCGCCTGGAAATTGTCCGCGCCCTCGCCACCAAGCCCAAGCTCCTGCTCCTCGACGAACCCGCCGCCGGGATGAACCCCACGGAAAAGGAAGAGCTCATGAATCTCATCCAGTTCATCAAGGAGAAGTTCAACATCTCCGTGATGCTCGTGGAGCATGACATGACCGTCGTCATGGGCATCTGCCAGCGCATCGTGGTGCTGGAGTATGGCATCAAGATTGCCGAGGGCACACCGGATGAGATTCAGAAGGATCCGAAGGTGATTGCGGCGTATCTGGGGACGGAGTGA
- a CDS encoding four helix bundle protein — protein sequence MFGFEKLDVWQKAIEFADQVYTVTRAFPSDERFGLTNQMRRAAVSVSSNIAEGSARISPKDFARFIEIATGSVYEVVSQAFIGRRQGFLSPAQFQELYSSAEHQGKMLSGLRRSLLES from the coding sequence ATGTTTGGATTCGAAAAACTCGACGTGTGGCAAAAGGCGATTGAATTCGCGGATCAGGTTTACACCGTGACACGTGCCTTTCCGTCCGACGAACGTTTCGGGCTCACCAACCAAATGAGGCGAGCAGCAGTGTCAGTCTCCTCAAACATCGCTGAAGGCAGCGCGAGGATTTCGCCAAAGGATTTTGCGCGTTTTATTGAAATTGCCACTGGGTCCGTCTACGAAGTGGTTTCCCAGGCATTCATCGGCCGCAGGCAAGGATTTCTCTCACCCGCTCAGTTTCAAGAGCTGTACAGCAGCGCGGAGCATCAAGGAAAAATGCTGAGCGGCCTTCGCCGCTCATTGCTGGAATCCTGA